The DNA segment TGCTCGAGCTCGTCGATGGGTGGCCGGAGACCGGCGGCTGAGGAGGAGGGGAGGGCGGCGAGGGGGAGGAAGAGGGGCGGCGGGCTGCGGACCATGCAGGCGGGACGGGGCTCTTGCCGCGGCAGCTAGGCTCTCTCGGATTGCCGAAGCCGGCGGCATCCACCTTTTCTCTCTctaagctcctcctcctcctcctcctcctcttctttctcttggttttggcttCAAGTCGCCTTCTTGCTTTGGGTTTGGCGGCAAAAGTTGGGTTCTTTATTTTTGGTTGGGCCGAGCGAGTGCGGTCGTTGGGTCTCTCCTCGCGGATCGATGGGAGTGCCGCTGAGAGAGGCTCTGAGGCGACTGTGCCTTGAGTTCGGGTGGTCGTACGCGGTTTTCTGGAGGGTCACCGGCTTCGGGAGTCCAATGTAAGTTCGAAAGATCGATCGCGATCATGTCTTTTATTGCGTGGTAGTGTTAAAAGTCGCCTTTGCGGAACTTGATGAATTAGGAAAGGTTTCTACTTTATGATAGTCTATTGAGTAATTGATGGATAGTTATTGCTTAAATATTCATGACTCAGATAAGATTATTCTGTGCTTATTTGGCTATCTTTGAAATAAAAGGacgatttttatgtttttattctGTTTTTTCACTTACCTTTCTCTTCGATTGACGTATGGAGATATAAAGTGATTTCAAGATTTCCATGACAGAAGCTGGTAAAAAGTTTTGATCTTGGAGTTAGGTCTTGCTTGATGATATTATgacagctttggtctattgtgagATTTCTGTAATGTTGCCGTTTGGCTGTGATCTTAGTATGAGTGAAAGCATGCAATCCTGATTTATTTTTCTTCCCTAAGCTTTTGAATTAGATGttctgattcttgttttatggAACCTTTTGTGAAACTTGGCAGGCATTTGATCTGGGAAGATGGGTATTGTGACCAGAACCCGGGCATGCCTAGGTCTAAAGTTTCAGAGTTGCTACTTAAGGAACAGGGAGTGATTAAAAGCACTGACTCGTTCTTGGAGTTAGGCTGTCAAGCAGATGATGGACTAGGTGTTCTGGTTCACAAGATTATGGCATCCCAGGTCCATGTTGTTGGAGATGGGTGTGTGGATTTGCATCTTGTCATTCTTGGTTTTGGCTTCTTTTTTTCCTTAAACTTTGTCTTCTTCTAAGTTGCAATGGGCTTCTCTGTCTTTTTTGAGGGTTACTTAATGGACTTCTTTATTTCAGGTTAGTAGGACATGCAGCTTCAATGGGAAAACATCAGTGGATCAATCAGAATAACCTTGATAAATTTGGCTTCGTATCCAAGGTATCCCTCTTGATGTTTTCATTATCCAGTTAGAGGTTCAACAAAGGATCATAAGTTTCTTGTGTTTGTTTAGGCGGGCAGTGAAATCTGCAACACATTGTAGTTACCACTTGTGTGCATTAATCATCTAGTCAGTTCTGCAACACATTGGATAGTTCAGAGGTGTTGTGTTTCTGTTCATGGTTCTTGATAACGATATATATGCTATAGTATTATCTTGTTGCACTCTCTTGTGGTTCTTAAAAGGTGTAGATCTATTAAGATAATACGTATATATTACCACTTGACTAAATGGTTTTTTTTTACTATGTTTGGTCTGAACCAGATTCTGGTTTGGTGGAATCAATTGTTACTGCAAActcaaaaaagaaataaaaatgatttcacTGAGTGCTAAAGAATTGAGGTTGGATCTTAGCAGAAATCTACAAATTCTAGAATGCATTTTGTAACCGAGTATAGAGCACATTATTCTTGAATTAGGTTACGCAACGTCTGTACCATAACTAAGAGAACTATTAATATTAACAAATCTTAACCCTTGGTCTAAGGCACAAAGCTACTTTTTCCCCTTAATTTTCGATATATTTTTTGTGGTTGGGCCTATACCTCTTGCCGAGGTTTGCAATTTCAGTCCATACCAACGTACCGAGCCTTGCTCGGTACGGTATATACCGAGGCATACCGACGGTATGCCATagcgtactgagcggtacactTAAAATAGCTGAAAACACTAATATTGTATTAGTGTTTTCagctattttagctaaaatagctAAAAAGTCAGTAACAGTCGAAATCGATTATTACCGCTTGGTACAGGTCGGTAACAATAAAAATCAACTGGTCCTACCCAATACaagtcggtaacgatcgaaatttcgaccattaccgcccGATAAAGGGTGGTCTACATGCCAAGAGGCTCTTGGACTAGTACATACCGCCTGTACCGAGCAGTAGACATCGAAATTAGAAACCATGGCTCTTGCGATGACCCTTGGTCAATTTTGATTTCCCTTGTTTATATCTTGTAACCATATAGATTGAAACAGTCATTCATTGAATCCACAATTAGGAATAGTTCCATTATGTTGCTCAGTGATACTTGAAAATCTGGTTATATATGTATGCCTATCATCTAGTAACTAGTATTCCAGTCAGCTTTTGTGTTGGGTCTCTCACATTTATTCCACATCTGGATTCCTTTATTGAACATCTGGTATTGCTATCTTGATCAAGCCCTTGTTCAAAATAATCTAATACCTCCTGATTTTCTGTAAAAACTTTAATTATAGTGCTTGATGACATTCTTAGCTGATGTAATCATATTATTTTTCAGGGTTTTGCTGATATGAACTGCCAAGTTTTAGCAGGCATTCAGGTCAGAGTTTTCTCTAGACATTTCTTGTTATTCTCACTTTATTTCTTCTTCTGTGATCATGGTTATACTGTGCTATTTGCTGTTATTCTTAACTGATGTGCTGATGAGTTGCATGTTTGCAGACAGTCGTAGTTGTTCCTGTGCTTCCCTTTGGAGTCATACAACTTGGTTCTACCCAAATGGTACATCGACTTCCAATCCATTTCAGTTATAATAACAAGTTGCAAGTAGATCCTGACTAAGATCTTTCATAAACAACTACAATGGAGGAAAAAACATAACGTGCAATGTTCAGCAGTTTTATATTTTTGGTTATGATTGTGTGTTGCTGGCATGCCTGCTCCTCTGTTCAGACAAATTTTCACATGAGAATTACACTACTGAATTCAGATGAATATTCTTATAGTCAAAAGTCAGAAGCTTTTTCTTGTCATAGTCGGTGTCTTCTGATCTGCGTGTGTAAATCTGGAACTTAATTTTACCCTTGACTGCAGGTTCTGGAAAACATCGAGTTTGTTGATCATGTGAAAAGTTTGTTAATAAAGCTAAAGTGTGGACCAAGGGCTCTTTCGTCTGATATCACTCAGAAAGCTTTGCAGGAAAAAAGTCAAATATATTCTTCACCTGGCAAGCTGATTTCTGGTTGCCAATCTACAGATGTTTGCACTAGGGTAGACAACATATGGCCTATCACTGCTGGTGGATGCTGCTCTGGGCTCACCAGTCCTCCTGCTCCAAAATCTTTTACTGAATCCTTATCTTCAGTATCATCACAATTAAATAAAAAACATCAGTCCGCTGTTCGTGAAGTGATGTCAAGCAAACAGACACTGAAAACCACAGATACTTTAGGTAAATCCCCTGTGCAAAGTACTCAGGACAGATTTTGCAAACTAGATATGGACCGTGTCCGGCAGGTACCACCAGCTGATATGGGCTCTGAATGTCAAAATGAGTCTTCTACTTTGAACTCAGTTCTCTTATCTGATAGCTTGAAAGCCCTGGAAGAAGAACTCATGTTAACATCAGCTCTGGGAGCAATAGAAACTACCAACAATTTACCTACTTCACTGGAAGAGGCCAAGAATTCTCCATTAAATCTTAAAAGTGTATCATCCAACAATTCGGATAAATTTGGTAGTGTTGGTTTTCTTTCCTTTGGAGTTAATGGATGCTCAAATTCATGTGCTAATGTATCTGCACATGGGATACCTCCGGTTCTACTCCAAACAAGCTATTCACTCAGAAATCCAGGTATTTCAGAAGTTTCTGAGACTGACCAGCCTTTCCCCATCAACAAAGTTTCTCATGGTGTGTCAAATGCAGGAACACTAAAAGAAAACAATGATTTAGTTGAAGCTTCTTGTATCCTATCATCTGGATCTGATACACGGGCTTCTTGCTCAGACTTGCTTCCTGAaatttttcaaagcaatctagatCTTGTTTGGCGAGATCAAAGATGCAAAAATGTTTGTCATGAGCCAAATGTTACTTGTCCAGTTGATAACTGTAGTAATGTGCAATATTTGACTGAATACAAGCCTCTACATACACCAAAGAATGATACTTTACTGTTGCCTCTGGAATTTGCTTCAAGCTGTGATCTATTTTCTATGTTGGGTTTTGGCCAGAGGACACATTGCTCAAATGGCAGTTTGGATGATGTTTTAGAGCATAAGGACAGTGCAAGTTCTTGCAAACTGGGTACACATATGCCTAAGCTCCCAACAGATTCAGATGCTTGTCCTGTCGTTGGTTCGAGTGATCAGATCTCTTGTTCTGGGCTATTTTCCGCAGCTGACAGTGATCAACTACTGGATGCCATAGTCCCAAAGGTCAACCCAAAAGCCAAGCAGGAGACAGATGATGACCTTTCTTTTAAGGCTTCCTTATCCAAAAATCATAGTTCTCATTATGCTGGATCTCCTGATCATGGCCAAGTACACTTGTCAAAGCAAAGCAAAGATGGACTTGTTGGTTTTCTTCCCGTACCAGTGAAAACTGAGCCTGCAAGCTCAAGTTATGGCAAATCTTCATGTAGCTTTGAGGAAGTTGGAGAATACCCTCAAAATTCTGGGCTTCATAGATCTCAGATCAGCGCAAGGGTTGAAAATATTCAGAATGTTAAATATGAGTTTGTGTCAGATTCAGATAGCAAAAAAGTTGCTGACTTAGGAAAGTTGAATCGTAAGAGGCCTAGACCTGGAGAGAGTCCTAGACCAAGACCCAAAGATCGACAGATGATACAAGACCGTATCAAGGAGCTTCGAGAAATAGTGCCAAACGGCTCAAAGGTGAACTTGTGTCTGTTTAAACTTGAAGCATGCATAAATTTCTGAATTGTGCTTTTTGGTGGTGCTTTAGTCCAATACTGAcattttattttcttcccttaTTGATGATGGAGCAGTGTAGCATTGATGCTTTACTGGAAAAGACCATCAAGCATATGCTCTTCTTGCAGAGTGTAACAAAGCATGGTGACAAACTGAAGGTCACTGGCGAACCCAAGGTATCTGACACTGCAGTCAATTCGTTATTTGTCTATATTGTTTGATTCATTTAAAGCTTCTTAAATATTACTAGCTAATCTTTTGACAACCTACTAGCGCATAAACAATGTGTTAGACAATTGAGATTTCTATGAGAGAAACCTTTTGATTGCTGTTGGATGTTTCTTCTGACTTAAATTCTGTTGAAAACTGGATAGTGTATGAATCAGAAAAATTAATTATGGAGTTCTTTGTGATTCTGTTCTATATTTAAGTGGGCTAAGTCAGCAAATGTTATCTGTGTGGGTTATTTATCTCTTGTGGTAAGCATGTGGCATGGTAACAGTTCTGTCTTTGGTCACATGGTCTTATTAAAGCTGCCATATCTTTTGTGATTTCCCTTCTGTCATATTCTGGGATCAGATGTCATAAGACCATTTATTTATCGTACTTGAGGCAACTATTCTTAGTGTCATTGTTTACTTGTTCCACATACAGATCAGCAATAAGGAAGGTGGTTTGCTCTTGAAAGACAACTTTGACGGAGGTGCAACATGGGCATTTGAGGTTGGAACTCAACCTACAATCTGTCCCATTGTGGTGGAGGATCTGAACCCACCTCGTCAAATGCTTGTAGAGGTAAATGATTTCTCCTTTTGCTTGCTTTTCATCAACTTTTAGCAAGTGAAGAGAATGATTTAAAATGTTCTTCACAGATGCTCTGTGAGGATCGGGGTTTCTTTCTGGAGATTGCTGACTTCATCAGGGGATTGGGACTGACCATCTTAAAAGGGGTGATGGAAGCACGGAAAAATAA comes from the Musa acuminata AAA Group cultivar baxijiao chromosome BXJ1-10, Cavendish_Baxijiao_AAA, whole genome shotgun sequence genome and includes:
- the LOC104000539 gene encoding transcription factor LHW isoform X1, whose protein sequence is MGVPLREALRRLCLEFGWSYAVFWRVTGFGSPMHLIWEDGYCDQNPGMPRSKVSELLLKEQGVIKSTDSFLELGCQADDGLGVLVHKIMASQVHVVGDGLVGHAASMGKHQWINQNNLDKFGFVSKGFADMNCQVLAGIQTVVVVPVLPFGVIQLGSTQMVLENIEFVDHVKSLLIKLKCGPRALSSDITQKALQEKSQIYSSPGKLISGCQSTDVCTRVDNIWPITAGGCCSGLTSPPAPKSFTESLSSVSSQLNKKHQSAVREVMSSKQTLKTTDTLGKSPVQSTQDRFCKLDMDRVRQVPPADMGSECQNESSTLNSVLLSDSLKALEEELMLTSALGAIETTNNLPTSLEEAKNSPLNLKSVSSNNSDKFGSVGFLSFGVNGCSNSCANVSAHGIPPVLLQTSYSLRNPGISEVSETDQPFPINKVSHGVSNAGTLKENNDLVEASCILSSGSDTRASCSDLLPEIFQSNLDLVWRDQRCKNVCHEPNVTCPVDNCSNVQYLTEYKPLHTPKNDTLLLPLEFASSCDLFSMLGFGQRTHCSNGSLDDVLEHKDSASSCKLGTHMPKLPTDSDACPVVGSSDQISCSGLFSAADSDQLLDAIVPKVNPKAKQETDDDLSFKASLSKNHSSHYAGSPDHGQVHLSKQSKDGLVGFLPVPVKTEPASSSYGKSSCSFEEVGEYPQNSGLHRSQISARVENIQNVKYEFVSDSDSKKVADLGKLNRKRPRPGESPRPRPKDRQMIQDRIKELREIVPNGSKCSIDALLEKTIKHMLFLQSVTKHGDKLKVTGEPKISNKEGGLLLKDNFDGGATWAFEVGTQPTICPIVVEDLNPPRQMLVEMLCEDRGFFLEIADFIRGLGLTILKGVMEARKNKVWARFAVEANRDMTRMEIFLSLVQLLEPASESVAAPSSAAANINTAPTVFHQTSVPARVV
- the LOC104000539 gene encoding uncharacterized protein LOC104000539 isoform X2: MLLEMVGHAASMGKHQWINQNNLDKFGFVSKGFADMNCQVLAGIQTVVVVPVLPFGVIQLGSTQMVLENIEFVDHVKSLLIKLKCGPRALSSDITQKALQEKSQIYSSPGKLISGCQSTDVCTRVDNIWPITAGGCCSGLTSPPAPKSFTESLSSVSSQLNKKHQSAVREVMSSKQTLKTTDTLGKSPVQSTQDRFCKLDMDRVRQVPPADMGSECQNESSTLNSVLLSDSLKALEEELMLTSALGAIETTNNLPTSLEEAKNSPLNLKSVSSNNSDKFGSVGFLSFGVNGCSNSCANVSAHGIPPVLLQTSYSLRNPGISEVSETDQPFPINKVSHGVSNAGTLKENNDLVEASCILSSGSDTRASCSDLLPEIFQSNLDLVWRDQRCKNVCHEPNVTCPVDNCSNVQYLTEYKPLHTPKNDTLLLPLEFASSCDLFSMLGFGQRTHCSNGSLDDVLEHKDSASSCKLGTHMPKLPTDSDACPVVGSSDQISCSGLFSAADSDQLLDAIVPKVNPKAKQETDDDLSFKASLSKNHSSHYAGSPDHGQVHLSKQSKDGLVGFLPVPVKTEPASSSYGKSSCSFEEVGEYPQNSGLHRSQISARVENIQNVKYEFVSDSDSKKVADLGKLNRKRPRPGESPRPRPKDRQMIQDRIKELREIVPNGSKCSIDALLEKTIKHMLFLQSVTKHGDKLKVTGEPKISNKEGGLLLKDNFDGGATWAFEVGTQPTICPIVVEDLNPPRQMLVEMLCEDRGFFLEIADFIRGLGLTILKGVMEARKNKVWARFAVEANRDMTRMEIFLSLVQLLEPASESVAAPSSAAANINTAPTVFHQTSVPARVV